From Lolium perenne isolate Kyuss_39 chromosome 5, Kyuss_2.0, whole genome shotgun sequence, a single genomic window includes:
- the LOC127299833 gene encoding uncharacterized protein isoform X2, translating into MLSHSRRYSDGIRRGQSDPWQGVNTSDLAISLPSRGKEQLMHKRYFYFVLRLYYMYILCPRDMWCGESLLQYMEKMIFLYFMIREHKELGRKDEPTTIHQRWQAAEGQVGGEHQEACKKVTVSGAYCSSDNYHKNLSLRP; encoded by the exons ATGTTGAGCCACTCCCGGAGGTACAGTGATGGGATTCGTCGTGGTCAGTCTGACCCCTGGCAAGGTGTCAACACTAGTGATCTCGCCATCTCTCTACCATCCCGAG GGAAAGAGCAGCTTATGCACAAAAG ATACTTCTATTTTGTGTTGCGGCTATATTATATGTATATATTATGTCCAAGAGATATGTGGTGCGGGGAGTCGCTGTTGCAGTACATGGAAAAAATGATCTTCCTTTACTTCATGATTAG GGAGCACAAGGAGTTGGGGAGGAAGGACGAGCCCACAACCATCCATCAGCGATGGCAAGCAGCAGAGGGTCAAGTTGGAGGCGAACATCAAGAAGCATGTAAGAAGGTGACAGTCTCTGGAGCATACTGCAGCTCGGACAATTACCACAAGAACTTGAGTTTGAGACCCTGA
- the LOC127299833 gene encoding uncharacterized protein isoform X1, translated as MLSHSRRYSDGIRRGQSDPWQGVNTSDLAISLPSRGKEQLMHKRYFYFVLRLYYMYILCPRDMWCGESLLQYMEKMIFLYFMIRVFLFTREHKELGRKDEPTTIHQRWQAAEGQVGGEHQEACKKVTVSGAYCSSDNYHKNLSLRP; from the exons ATGTTGAGCCACTCCCGGAGGTACAGTGATGGGATTCGTCGTGGTCAGTCTGACCCCTGGCAAGGTGTCAACACTAGTGATCTCGCCATCTCTCTACCATCCCGAG GGAAAGAGCAGCTTATGCACAAAAG ATACTTCTATTTTGTGTTGCGGCTATATTATATGTATATATTATGTCCAAGAGATATGTGGTGCGGGGAGTCGCTGTTGCAGTACATGGAAAAAATGATCTTCCTTTACTTCATGATTAG AGTATTCTTGTTCACCAGGGAGCACAAGGAGTTGGGGAGGAAGGACGAGCCCACAACCATCCATCAGCGATGGCAAGCAGCAGAGGGTCAAGTTGGAGGCGAACATCAAGAAGCATGTAAGAAGGTGACAGTCTCTGGAGCATACTGCAGCTCGGACAATTACCACAAGAACTTGAGTTTGAGACCCTGA